A genomic segment from Rubrobacter tropicus encodes:
- a CDS encoding alpha/beta fold hydrolase: protein MIENPFYTPEFHGPYELFSLGDFVLEEGQTLRDCRLAYAAFGELNGAKDNAILVPTWFSGTHQILRDLYIGPEHALNPEEYFVVVVNQIGNGLSTSPHNTPGNFASGPRFPKVRIGDDVVAQERLMREAFGVEELALVVGGSMGAQQTYEWAVRFPEKVKRAAPIAGTAKNTPHDFLFTQALMDAITMDPGYAGGWYETPADVREGLVQHGLVWSVMGLSTEWWKQERWRPLGFASAEDFRAGFVDAYFSVLDPNSLLAQGWKWQRGDVSRHTDGDLSAALGRISAKTFVMPIGEDMFFPPRDCAAEQKLVPNSELRVIEDISGHWALFGFETTFMEQVDRHLGELLAS from the coding sequence GTGATCGAGAACCCGTTCTACACGCCGGAGTTTCACGGCCCCTACGAGCTGTTTTCGCTGGGGGATTTCGTGCTCGAAGAGGGGCAGACGCTGCGGGATTGCAGGCTCGCGTACGCGGCGTTCGGGGAGTTGAACGGGGCGAAGGACAACGCGATTCTGGTCCCGACGTGGTTCTCGGGGACGCACCAGATCCTGCGCGACCTCTACATCGGCCCCGAGCACGCCCTGAACCCGGAAGAGTACTTCGTAGTCGTCGTCAACCAGATCGGCAACGGCCTCTCGACCTCACCCCACAACACGCCGGGCAACTTCGCCTCGGGCCCCCGGTTCCCGAAGGTCAGGATCGGCGACGACGTCGTCGCCCAGGAGCGCCTGATGCGCGAGGCTTTCGGCGTCGAGGAACTCGCCCTCGTCGTCGGCGGCTCGATGGGAGCCCAGCAGACCTACGAGTGGGCCGTCCGCTTCCCCGAGAAGGTCAAGCGGGCCGCCCCCATAGCCGGGACCGCCAAAAACACCCCGCACGACTTCCTCTTCACGCAGGCGCTCATGGACGCCATCACGATGGACCCGGGCTACGCCGGCGGCTGGTACGAGACGCCGGCCGACGTGCGCGAGGGCCTCGTCCAGCACGGGCTCGTCTGGAGCGTGATGGGCCTCTCGACGGAGTGGTGGAAGCAGGAGCGCTGGCGTCCCCTCGGTTTCGCCTCGGCGGAGGACTTCCGCGCGGGCTTCGTGGACGCGTACTTCAGCGTGCTCGACCCGAACAGCCTCCTCGCCCAGGGCTGGAAGTGGCAGCGCGGCGATGTCAGCCGCCACACGGACGGGGACCTGTCGGCCGCCCTCGGCCGCATCAGCGCGAAGACGTTCGTCATGCCCATAGGCGAGGACATGTTCTTCCCCCCGCGCGACTGCGCCGCCGAGCAGAAGCTCGTCCCGAACAGCGAGCTGCGCGTGATCGAAGACATCAGCGGCCACTGGGCCCTCTTCGGCTTCGAGACGACCTTTATGGAGCAGGTGGATCGGCACCTCGGCGAACTGCTAGCGTCGTGA
- a CDS encoding 2,4'-dihydroxyacetophenone dioxygenase family protein, with product MIDERFKSFTEDWALPDQAINVDEIPWVPQGERAWFKPLRFDLATGRWINLLKVRGSGRINRHRHSGGQVMGFCLEGSWHYLERDWVARPGTLVYEPPGDIHTLVVDEGVEEMQTLFILEGVIQYLDDEDNPIYQDDVFSKLDRYLNYCEQEGIEPMDLRF from the coding sequence ATGATAGACGAGAGGTTCAAGTCCTTTACCGAGGACTGGGCGTTGCCGGACCAGGCAATAAATGTGGACGAGATCCCCTGGGTGCCCCAGGGCGAGCGGGCCTGGTTCAAGCCGCTTCGCTTCGACCTCGCCACGGGGCGTTGGATCAACCTCCTCAAAGTCCGGGGCTCGGGCAGGATCAACCGCCACCGGCACTCCGGAGGCCAGGTGATGGGCTTCTGCCTGGAGGGCTCCTGGCACTACCTCGAACGCGATTGGGTGGCCAGGCCGGGCACCCTGGTCTACGAGCCACCCGGCGACATACACACGCTCGTGGTAGACGAGGGTGTCGAGGAGATGCAGACGTTGTTTATCCTGGAGGGCGTGATCCAGTACCTCGACGACGAAGATAACCCGATCTACCAGGACGACGTCTTCTCCAAGCTCGACCGCTACCTCAACTATTGCGAGCAGGAAGGCATCGAGCCGATGGACCTCCGCTTTTAA
- the kduD gene encoding 2-dehydro-3-deoxy-D-gluconate 5-dehydrogenase KduD — protein MGVLDDLRLDGKVALVTGAARGLGQGMALGLAEAGADVVGLDIVPMEETEGKVAATGRRFHAMNRDLLETKAEGAAEIVAHCVSEMGRLDILVNNAGIIRRDQALEFGEDDWESVIQVNLSAAFYLSQAAARRFVEQGDGGKIINTASVLSYEGGITVPSYAASKAGIANLTRALSNEWAPLGINVNALAPSYYTTELTGAIRENEERSTALLARIPAGRYGEPEDLKGAVVLLSSLAGDFIHGSVLPVDGGWLGR, from the coding sequence ATGGGCGTTCTTGACGACCTCAGGCTGGACGGCAAGGTCGCGCTGGTCACGGGGGCGGCGCGTGGGCTCGGACAGGGAATGGCCTTGGGCCTCGCAGAAGCCGGCGCGGACGTCGTGGGCCTGGATATAGTTCCGATGGAAGAGACGGAAGGGAAGGTCGCCGCCACCGGTCGCCGGTTCCACGCCATGAACCGCGACCTTTTGGAGACCAAGGCGGAAGGTGCCGCGGAGATCGTGGCCCACTGCGTCTCCGAGATGGGCCGCCTCGACATACTCGTCAACAACGCCGGCATCATCAGGAGAGATCAGGCCCTGGAGTTCGGGGAGGACGACTGGGAGAGCGTCATCCAGGTAAACCTCTCGGCGGCCTTCTACCTCTCCCAGGCGGCGGCCAGGCGTTTCGTCGAACAGGGCGACGGAGGAAAGATCATAAACACAGCCTCCGTCCTCTCCTACGAAGGCGGCATAACCGTCCCGTCCTACGCCGCCTCCAAGGCCGGCATCGCCAACCTCACGCGCGCCCTCTCAAACGAGTGGGCCCCGCTAGGCATAAACGTCAACGCCCTCGCACCCAGCTACTACACAACCGAGTTGACTGGCGCAATCCGCGAGAACGAAGAGCGCTCCACGGCGCTTCTGGCCCGTATCCCCGCGGGCCGCTACGGCGAGCCCGAAGACCTCAAAGGGGCCGTGGTCCTGCTATCTTCGTTAGCGGGCGACTTTATCCACGGCTCGGTCCTGCCCGTCGACGGGGGCTGGCTGGGGAGATAG